A genomic window from Streptomyces brevispora includes:
- a CDS encoding MerR family transcriptional regulator encodes MRIGELAERAGTTTRTLRYYESRGLLPTRRAENGYRTYDEGDLRLLQQIRTLQDFGFDLEETRPFVECLQAGHPAGDACPASLAVYRRKLGELDSLIEQLRTVRTEVGAQLARAELEASSELPGGPEPRCELGG; translated from the coding sequence CTGGCCGAGCGGGCCGGAACGACGACGCGGACTCTGCGCTACTACGAGTCGCGCGGGCTGCTGCCCACGCGGCGGGCGGAGAACGGGTACCGCACGTACGACGAGGGCGATCTGCGGCTGCTCCAGCAGATCCGGACCCTGCAGGACTTCGGGTTCGACCTGGAGGAGACCCGGCCCTTCGTCGAGTGCCTGCAGGCCGGTCATCCGGCCGGTGACGCCTGCCCCGCCTCCCTCGCCGTCTACCGGCGCAAGCTCGGCGAGCTCGACTCGCTCATCGAGCAGCTGCGGACGGTCCGTACGGAGGTGGGCGCCCAGCTGGCCCGCGCCGAACTCGAGGCGTCGTCCGAGCTGCCCGGCGGCCCCGAACCACGATGCGAACTGGGAGGATGA
- the trxA gene encoding thioredoxin, with protein MIQVEGVAEVTDETFDAEVLGAGLPVLVEFTADWCGPCRQLAPVLGAIAAEESERVKIVQIDVDRNPGITSRYAVLSMPTLMVFRSGEPVKSMVGARPKRRLLQELEDVFETV; from the coding sequence ATGATCCAGGTGGAGGGCGTCGCCGAGGTCACCGACGAGACCTTCGACGCGGAGGTGCTGGGGGCGGGGCTCCCCGTCCTCGTCGAATTCACCGCCGACTGGTGCGGACCGTGCCGCCAGCTCGCCCCCGTACTGGGAGCGATCGCGGCCGAGGAGAGCGAGCGCGTCAAGATCGTCCAGATCGATGTCGACCGGAATCCCGGGATCACCTCCCGGTACGCGGTGCTGTCGATGCCGACCCTGATGGTGTTCCGGTCGGGCGAGCCGGTGAAGTCGATGGTCGGCGCCCGGCCGAAGCGCCGGCTGCTCCAGGAGCTGGAGGACGTGTTCGAGACGGTGTGA
- the glgB gene encoding 1,4-alpha-glucan branching enzyme: MTARKPSRNAPDPAPTTPEATLATAPAEHADATAAGPATGTLAPPEASTPPPAPVTTPITAATPAPAATPAPAKRAKRAAAAPPRPRSAAADQGVRPAPALDGGDRGRLLAGEHHAPHDFLGAHRIPDGVTFRVLRPFARSVTVLADGLRTPLHEDGDGFFSALLPMPAVPEYQLLVAYEDNEIEVQDPYRFLPALGDLDLHLIGEGRHEELWTALGAQPMEHQGVTGTRFTVWAPNARGVRVAGDFNYWDGTGFPMRSLGSSGVWELFLPAIGEGALYKFDICRPDGSHTLRADPMARHAEVPPANASVVTASHHVWRDQEWMARRGDVPVHEAPLSVYEVHLPSWRPGLTYRQLSEQLPAYVRDLGFTHVELMPVSEHPFGGSWGYQVTGFFAPTSRMGTPDDFRFLVDALHRAGIGVIVDWVPAHFPRDEWALAEFDGRPLYEHSDPQRAAHPDWGTLEFDFGRTEVRNFLVANATYWCEEFHIDGLRVDAVASMLYLDYSREDGEWSPNEHGGRENLDAVAFLQEMNATVYRRSPGVVTIAEESTAWDGVTRATHHVGPGGFGGLGFGLKWNMGWMHDSLEYVSKEPVHRKYHHDEMTFSMVYAYSENYVLPVSHDEVVHGKRSLVSKMPGDWWQQRANHRAYLGFMWSHPGKQLLFMGQEFAQGAEWSEGHGPDWWLLDPSYAAESDHRGVRTLVSDLNTVYGATPALWQRDTVPEGFAWVEGGAAEDNVFAFLRFDADGSPLLSVCNFSPVVRHDYRIGVPDGPQAWVEVLNTDAERYGGSDVRNDGPLKPEAVPAHGRATSMAPTLPPLATVWFKPA; the protein is encoded by the coding sequence GTGACCGCCCGCAAGCCGTCCCGCAACGCGCCCGATCCCGCTCCGACCACCCCCGAAGCAACGCTCGCCACGGCTCCGGCCGAGCACGCGGACGCCACCGCCGCCGGCCCTGCGACCGGGACCCTCGCACCGCCGGAAGCGAGCACCCCGCCCCCGGCTCCGGTCACCACACCGATCACCGCTGCCACTCCCGCTCCCGCCGCCACTCCCGCTCCCGCCAAACGGGCGAAGCGAGCGGCCGCGGCCCCGCCTCGTCCCCGCAGCGCCGCGGCCGACCAGGGGGTCCGCCCGGCCCCGGCCCTGGACGGCGGCGACCGGGGCCGGCTCCTGGCGGGTGAGCACCACGCACCGCACGACTTCCTCGGCGCACACCGGATCCCCGACGGGGTCACGTTCCGGGTGCTGCGCCCCTTCGCCCGGTCCGTCACCGTGCTGGCCGACGGGCTGCGGACCCCGCTGCACGAGGACGGCGACGGATTCTTCTCCGCGCTCCTGCCGATGCCGGCGGTCCCCGAGTACCAGCTCCTGGTCGCCTACGAGGACAACGAGATCGAGGTCCAGGACCCGTACCGCTTCCTGCCCGCGCTCGGCGACCTCGATCTGCACCTGATCGGCGAGGGCCGGCACGAGGAGCTGTGGACCGCGCTGGGTGCCCAGCCGATGGAGCACCAGGGCGTCACCGGAACCCGGTTCACGGTCTGGGCCCCCAACGCCCGCGGGGTACGCGTCGCGGGCGACTTCAACTACTGGGACGGCACCGGCTTCCCGATGCGCTCACTCGGCTCCAGCGGGGTGTGGGAGCTGTTCCTGCCCGCGATCGGGGAGGGGGCGCTCTACAAGTTCGACATCTGCCGCCCGGACGGTTCGCACACCCTGCGCGCCGACCCGATGGCCCGCCATGCCGAGGTCCCGCCCGCCAACGCCTCGGTCGTGACGGCCTCGCACCACGTCTGGCGGGACCAGGAGTGGATGGCCCGTCGCGGTGACGTCCCGGTGCACGAGGCGCCGCTCTCCGTCTACGAGGTGCACCTGCCGTCCTGGCGCCCCGGTCTCACCTATCGCCAGCTCTCCGAGCAACTCCCGGCGTACGTACGCGATCTGGGGTTCACGCACGTGGAGCTGATGCCGGTCTCCGAGCACCCCTTCGGCGGCTCGTGGGGCTATCAGGTCACCGGCTTCTTCGCCCCGACCTCCCGGATGGGCACACCGGACGACTTCCGCTTCCTGGTCGACGCGCTGCACCGGGCCGGGATCGGCGTCATCGTCGACTGGGTGCCGGCCCACTTCCCGCGCGACGAGTGGGCGCTCGCCGAGTTCGACGGCCGGCCGCTGTACGAGCACTCGGACCCGCAGCGGGCCGCGCATCCGGACTGGGGCACGCTCGAATTCGACTTCGGCCGCACCGAGGTGCGCAACTTCCTGGTCGCCAACGCCACTTACTGGTGCGAGGAGTTCCACATCGACGGGCTGCGGGTCGACGCCGTCGCCTCGATGCTCTACCTCGACTACTCGCGCGAGGACGGCGAGTGGTCCCCGAACGAGCACGGCGGCCGGGAGAACCTGGACGCCGTCGCCTTCCTCCAGGAGATGAACGCCACGGTCTACCGGCGCAGCCCCGGCGTCGTGACCATCGCCGAGGAGTCCACCGCCTGGGACGGTGTCACCCGCGCCACGCATCACGTCGGCCCCGGCGGTTTCGGCGGGCTCGGCTTCGGGCTGAAGTGGAACATGGGCTGGATGCACGACTCGCTGGAGTACGTGTCGAAGGAGCCGGTGCACCGCAAGTACCACCACGACGAGATGACCTTCTCGATGGTGTACGCGTACAGCGAGAACTATGTGCTGCCGGTCTCGCACGACGAGGTCGTGCACGGCAAGCGGTCGCTGGTCAGCAAGATGCCCGGCGACTGGTGGCAGCAGCGCGCCAACCACCGCGCCTATCTCGGCTTCATGTGGTCCCACCCGGGCAAGCAACTCCTCTTCATGGGGCAGGAGTTCGCGCAGGGGGCGGAGTGGTCGGAGGGCCACGGCCCGGACTGGTGGCTGCTCGATCCGTCGTACGCGGCGGAGAGTGACCACCGGGGCGTACGGACCCTGGTCAGCGATCTGAACACGGTGTACGGGGCGACGCCCGCGCTCTGGCAGCGCGACACGGTCCCGGAGGGGTTCGCCTGGGTGGAGGGGGGCGCCGCCGAGGACAACGTCTTCGCGTTCCTGCGCTTCGACGCGGACGGGTCACCGCTGCTGTCCGTCTGCAACTTCTCGCCGGTGGTCCGCCACGACTACCGGATCGGGGTGCCGGACGGCCCGCAGGCGTGGGTGGAGGTCCTGAACACGGACGCGGAACGGTACGGCGGCAGCGACGTGCGCAACGACGGGCCGCTGAAGCCGGAGGCCGTACCGGCCCACGGCAGGGCGACGAGCATGGCTCCGACGCTGCCGCCGCTGGCGACGGTGTGGTTCAAGCCGGCGTGA
- a CDS encoding maltokinase N-terminal cap-like domain-containing protein: MSEAASAQVTLANSTALLPSLGPLLHEWLPRQRWFAGKGRPITAFSLVSATEILPVKRSGGPTAGPGLLHLLVRVHQPTMPAQPPIDCYQLLLGVRATLPPRLAPALIGHVTGGPLAGRSVYDGLHDPRLAALLLERLRIPGRLGTLRFGRGAAPVPDGLAPRVLETEQSNSSLVYGDSYILKIFRRVFPGTNPDLELPLALAREGCGRVPAPVAWFESTAAEQLTLGVLQPFLRGAQDGWQLALRALAAGHDFGPEARALGRATAEVHTALAAALPTPALRRAQTDELAAGMVRRLEAAAHAVPELVPYVPGLRAAFDAVTALSHLGRSWAAQRVHGDLHLGQTLRGSDGFWSLIDFEGEPARPLPERRSPQPPARDIAGMLRSFDYAARSHRPWNADWAARCRSAYCDGYAEAAGIDPRGEPELLRAHETDKAVYEVLYEARHRPDWLPVPMAAIHRLAAVTD; the protein is encoded by the coding sequence ATGTCGGAGGCTGCATCCGCTCAGGTCACCCTGGCGAACAGCACAGCCCTGCTCCCGTCTCTCGGACCGCTGCTGCATGAATGGCTGCCCAGGCAGCGGTGGTTCGCCGGCAAGGGCCGGCCGATCACGGCCTTCTCGCTCGTGTCGGCGACCGAGATACTGCCGGTGAAGAGGTCCGGCGGCCCCACCGCCGGCCCCGGGCTCCTGCATCTGCTGGTCCGGGTCCACCAGCCCACCATGCCCGCCCAGCCGCCCATCGACTGCTACCAGTTGCTGCTCGGCGTACGGGCCACGCTGCCGCCCCGGCTGGCGCCCGCCCTCATCGGCCATGTGACGGGCGGTCCGCTGGCCGGCCGGAGCGTCTACGACGGGCTGCACGACCCGCGCCTCGCCGCTCTGCTGCTGGAGCGGCTGCGCATCCCGGGGCGTCTCGGTACCCTCCGGTTCGGCCGGGGCGCGGCCCCGGTCCCCGACGGCCTCGCGCCCCGGGTGCTGGAAACCGAGCAGTCCAACTCCTCGCTCGTCTACGGCGACTCCTACATCCTCAAGATCTTCCGCCGGGTGTTCCCCGGCACCAACCCCGATCTCGAACTGCCCCTCGCGCTCGCCCGCGAGGGGTGCGGGCGCGTCCCGGCCCCCGTCGCCTGGTTCGAGTCCACCGCGGCGGAACAGCTCACGCTCGGTGTACTCCAGCCGTTCCTGCGCGGTGCGCAGGACGGCTGGCAGCTCGCCCTGCGCGCACTCGCGGCGGGCCATGACTTCGGGCCCGAGGCCCGCGCGCTGGGGCGGGCCACCGCCGAGGTGCACACCGCGCTCGCCGCGGCGCTGCCCACGCCCGCCCTGCGCCGTGCGCAGACCGACGAGCTGGCCGCCGGCATGGTGCGGCGGCTGGAGGCGGCCGCCCACGCGGTGCCGGAGCTGGTGCCGTACGTCCCCGGGCTGCGGGCCGCCTTCGACGCCGTTACGGCGCTGAGTCACCTGGGGCGGAGCTGGGCGGCCCAGCGGGTACACGGCGATCTCCATCTCGGCCAGACCCTGCGCGGGAGCGACGGCTTCTGGTCGCTGATCGACTTCGAGGGCGAACCGGCCCGCCCGCTCCCGGAACGCCGCAGCCCGCAGCCACCGGCGCGCGACATCGCCGGAATGCTCCGCTCCTTCGACTACGCGGCCCGCTCGCACCGGCCCTGGAACGCCGACTGGGCGGCGCGCTGCCGGTCCGCCTACTGCGACGGGTACGCGGAGGCCGCGGGCATCGACCCCCGCGGCGAACCGGAGCTGCTGCGGGCCCACGAGACCGACAAGGCGGTGTACGAAGTGCTGTACGAGGCACGGCACCGGCCCGACTGGCTTCCGGTCCCGATGGCCGCCATCCACCGCCTGGCCGCCGTCACCGACTGA
- the treS gene encoding maltose alpha-D-glucosyltransferase has translation MIVNEPVHDTFEDTPAKDRDPDWFKRAVFYEVLVRSFQDSNGDGIGDLKGITSKLDYLQWLGVDCLWLPPFFKSPLRDGGYDVSDYTAVLPEFGDLADFVEFVDAAHQRGMRVIIDFVMNHTSDQHDWFQQSRTDPEGPYGDYYVWADDDKQFQDARIIFVDTETSNWTFDPVRKQYYWHRFFSHQPDLNYENPAVQEEIISALRFWLDLGIDGFRVDAVPYLYQREGTNCENLPETHGFLKRVRKEIDANYPDTVLLAEANQWPEDVVDYFGDYRAGGDECHMAFHFPVMPRIFMAVRRESRYPVSEILAKTPAIPSGCQWGIFLRNHDELTLEMVTDEERDYMYAEYAKDPRMRANIGIRRRLAPLLDNDRNQIELFTALLLSLPGSPILYYGDEIGMGDNIWLGDRDAVRTPMQWTPDRNAGFSSSDPGRLFLPTIMDPVYGYQVTNVEAAMASPSSLLHWTRRMIEIRKQNPAFGLGSYSELPSTNPAVLAFTREHGDDLVLCVHNFSRFAQPTELDLRSFNGRHPVELIGGVRFPAIGEWPYLLTLAGHGFYWFRLRKDAPPS, from the coding sequence ATGATCGTCAATGAGCCCGTCCACGACACGTTCGAGGACACCCCGGCCAAGGACCGCGATCCCGACTGGTTCAAGCGTGCCGTCTTCTACGAAGTCCTCGTGCGTTCCTTCCAGGACTCCAACGGCGACGGCATCGGAGATCTGAAGGGAATCACCTCCAAACTGGACTACCTCCAGTGGCTGGGCGTCGACTGCCTCTGGCTGCCGCCGTTCTTCAAGTCGCCGCTGCGCGACGGTGGTTACGACGTCTCCGACTACACCGCCGTACTGCCGGAGTTCGGCGACCTCGCCGACTTCGTCGAGTTCGTCGACGCCGCGCACCAGCGCGGAATGCGCGTGATCATCGACTTCGTCATGAATCACACCAGCGACCAGCACGACTGGTTCCAGCAGTCCCGCACCGACCCCGAGGGTCCGTACGGCGACTACTACGTCTGGGCCGACGACGACAAGCAGTTCCAGGACGCCCGGATCATCTTCGTCGACACCGAGACGTCCAACTGGACCTTCGACCCGGTGCGCAAGCAGTACTACTGGCACCGGTTCTTCTCGCACCAGCCCGACCTCAACTACGAGAACCCGGCGGTGCAGGAGGAGATCATCTCCGCCCTGCGCTTCTGGCTGGACCTCGGCATCGACGGCTTCCGGGTCGACGCCGTGCCCTACCTCTACCAGCGCGAGGGCACCAACTGCGAGAACCTCCCGGAGACCCACGGCTTCCTCAAGCGGGTCCGCAAGGAGATCGACGCCAACTACCCGGACACCGTGCTGCTCGCCGAGGCCAACCAGTGGCCGGAGGACGTCGTCGACTACTTCGGCGACTACCGGGCCGGCGGCGACGAGTGCCACATGGCGTTCCACTTCCCCGTGATGCCACGGATCTTCATGGCCGTGCGGCGCGAGAGCCGCTACCCGGTCTCCGAAATCCTGGCCAAGACGCCGGCGATCCCGTCCGGCTGCCAGTGGGGCATCTTCCTGCGCAACCACGACGAGCTGACGCTCGAAATGGTCACCGACGAAGAGCGCGACTACATGTACGCGGAGTACGCCAAGGATCCGCGGATGCGGGCCAACATCGGCATCAGGCGGCGCCTGGCACCGCTGCTGGACAACGACCGCAACCAGATCGAGCTGTTCACCGCGCTGCTGCTGTCCCTGCCGGGCTCCCCGATCCTCTACTACGGGGACGAGATCGGGATGGGCGACAACATCTGGCTGGGCGACCGGGACGCCGTGCGCACCCCGATGCAGTGGACGCCCGACCGGAACGCCGGATTCTCCTCCAGCGATCCGGGGCGGCTCTTCCTCCCCACGATCATGGATCCGGTCTACGGCTACCAGGTCACCAACGTCGAGGCGGCGATGGCCTCGCCGTCGTCGCTGCTGCACTGGACGCGCCGGATGATCGAGATCCGCAAGCAGAACCCCGCGTTCGGCCTCGGCTCGTACAGCGAACTGCCCTCGACCAACCCCGCGGTGCTCGCCTTCACCCGTGAGCACGGGGACGACCTCGTGCTGTGCGTGCACAACTTCTCGCGGTTCGCGCAGCCGACGGAGCTCGATCTGAGGTCCTTCAACGGGCGTCATCCGGTGGAGCTGATCGGCGGGGTGCGCTTCCCCGCCATCGGTGAGTGGCCCTATCTGCTGACTCTCGCGGGACACGGGTTCTACTGGTTCCGGCTGCGCAAGGACGCGCCGCCGAGCTGA
- a CDS encoding alpha-1,4-glucan--maltose-1-phosphate maltosyltransferase: MIGRIPVLDVRPLVDCGRRPAKAVSGETFQVTATVFREGHDAVAANVVLRDPSGRSGPWTPMRELAPGTDRWGADVTPDAEGRWTYTVEAWSDPVATWRHTARIKIPAGIDTALVLAEGAELYERAAGGVPKRDGREAVLSAVDALRDAARPAAARLAAALTPEADEALAGHPLRELVTASRPMPLVVERRRALFGSWYELFPRSEGARAEPAPPAKPAGKGRAAKARAASARPPRIIGGTFRTAAERLPAVAAMGFDVVYLPPIHPIGTTHRKGPNNSLSPAAHDVGVPWAIGSAEGGHDAVHPGLGTLDDFGHFVETARNLRMEIALDFALQCSPDHPWVTEHPEWFHHRADGSIAYAENPPKKYQDIYPIAFDKDLSGIVTETLRILRFWMDHGVRIFRVDNPHTKPVIFWEKVIADINRTDPDVIFLAEAFTRPAMMHALATVGFQQSYTYFTWRNNRQEITDYVTELSGETASFMRPNFFVNTPDILPGYLQDGGRPAFETRAVLAATLSPTWGVYAGYELCENTPVRSGSEEYLDSEKYEIRPRDWEAAEREGRSLAPLITTLNRIRRRHPALQQLRDVHFHSSDNDALIVYSKRSGSNIVLMVVNLDPHHTQEATVSLDMPQLGLDRHESVPVRDELTGTSYHWGRTFYVRLEPGVTPAHIAVLRPSPPTGGSPTP; this comes from the coding sequence ATGATCGGTCGAATTCCCGTCCTCGACGTCCGCCCCCTCGTCGATTGCGGAAGAAGGCCCGCCAAGGCGGTTTCCGGTGAAACCTTCCAGGTCACCGCGACCGTCTTCCGCGAGGGCCATGACGCGGTCGCGGCCAACGTCGTCCTGCGGGACCCGAGCGGGCGGTCCGGCCCCTGGACACCGATGCGCGAGCTCGCTCCGGGCACCGACCGCTGGGGCGCCGACGTGACCCCGGACGCCGAGGGCCGCTGGACGTACACGGTCGAGGCGTGGAGCGATCCGGTGGCCACCTGGCGGCACACCGCCCGGATCAAGATCCCGGCGGGGATCGACACCGCGCTCGTCCTGGCGGAGGGCGCCGAGCTGTACGAGCGGGCCGCCGGCGGCGTGCCGAAGCGGGACGGCCGTGAGGCGGTGCTGTCCGCGGTCGACGCCCTGCGTGACGCGGCCCGCCCGGCCGCAGCCCGGCTGGCCGCCGCGCTCACCCCCGAGGCGGACGAGGCGCTGGCCGGTCACCCGCTGCGTGAGCTGGTCACGGCCTCGCGCCCGATGCCGCTCGTCGTCGAGCGCCGGCGCGCCCTGTTCGGTTCCTGGTACGAGCTGTTCCCCCGTTCCGAGGGCGCCAGGGCCGAACCGGCCCCGCCGGCGAAACCTGCGGGGAAGGGCCGCGCGGCCAAGGCGCGAGCGGCCTCGGCGCGGCCTCCCCGCATCATCGGCGGCACCTTCCGCACGGCTGCCGAGCGGCTGCCGGCGGTCGCCGCGATGGGGTTCGACGTGGTCTACCTGCCGCCGATCCACCCCATCGGGACCACCCACCGCAAGGGGCCGAACAACTCCCTCTCCCCCGCCGCGCACGATGTGGGGGTGCCCTGGGCGATCGGTTCGGCCGAGGGCGGTCACGATGCCGTCCATCCCGGTCTCGGCACTCTCGACGACTTCGGCCATTTCGTCGAGACCGCCCGTAACCTGCGCATGGAGATCGCCCTGGATTTCGCCCTCCAGTGCTCCCCCGACCACCCCTGGGTGACGGAGCACCCCGAGTGGTTCCATCACCGAGCGGACGGCAGCATCGCCTACGCGGAGAATCCGCCCAAGAAATACCAGGACATCTATCCGATCGCTTTCGACAAGGATCTGAGCGGAATCGTCACGGAGACCCTGCGCATCCTCCGGTTCTGGATGGACCACGGGGTACGGATCTTCCGCGTCGACAATCCGCACACCAAACCGGTGATCTTCTGGGAGAAGGTGATCGCCGACATCAACCGCACCGATCCCGATGTGATCTTCCTGGCCGAGGCATTCACCCGTCCCGCGATGATGCACGCACTCGCCACCGTCGGGTTCCAGCAGTCGTACACCTACTTCACCTGGCGCAACAACCGGCAGGAAATCACCGATTACGTCACCGAACTGTCCGGTGAGACGGCCTCCTTCATGAGGCCCAATTTCTTCGTGAACACCCCCGACATCCTTCCCGGATATCTCCAGGACGGCGGCCGGCCCGCCTTCGAGACACGGGCGGTGCTCGCGGCGACGCTCTCCCCCACCTGGGGGGTGTACGCGGGGTACGAGCTCTGCGAGAACACCCCGGTCCGCAGCGGCAGTGAGGAGTACCTCGACTCGGAGAAGTACGAGATCCGGCCCAGGGACTGGGAAGCCGCCGAGCGTGAGGGCCGGTCGCTGGCCCCGCTCATCACCACGCTCAACCGGATCAGGCGCCGCCACCCGGCGCTGCAGCAGCTGCGTGACGTGCACTTCCACTCGTCCGACAACGACGCCCTGATCGTTTACAGCAAGCGCTCCGGTTCGAACATCGTTCTGATGGTCGTCAACCTCGACCCGCACCACACCCAGGAGGCGACCGTCTCGTTGGACATGCCGCAACTCGGCCTGGACCGGCACGAGAGCGTGCCGGTGCGCGACGAGCTCACCGGCACTTCCTACCACTGGGGCAGGACCTTCTATGTGCGCCTTGAGCCGGGCGTGACGCCCGCGCACATCGCCGTCCTGCGACCGTCCCCGCCGACCGGAGGGTCACCCACACCATGA